One part of the Treponema peruense genome encodes these proteins:
- a CDS encoding (2Fe-2S)-binding protein, with protein MNDRNRDIGPFVSGPDDDMIICRCEEITKGEIRRAVHDGMFTMPEIRRYLRCGMGLCQGQTCSRLVKGIVAAEQKVSPAVIVPATSRGPVRPTEMSVLGNECR; from the coding sequence ATGAATGACAGAAATCGAGATATAGGACCGTTTGTTTCGGGCCCTGATGACGATATGATAATATGCCGCTGCGAAGAAATTACAAAAGGTGAAATAAGGCGTGCTGTTCATGACGGAATGTTTACCATGCCCGAAATCCGCCGTTATCTCAGATGCGGAATGGGACTCTGTCAGGGACAGACATGTTCCCGTCTTGTAAAGGGAATTGTTGCAGCCGAACAGAAAGTGAGTCCCGCAGTTATTGTTCCTGCGACCAGCCGCGGACCTGTAAGACCCACAGAAATGTCTGTTCTTGGCAACGAGTGCAGGTAA